From the Colletotrichum lupini chromosome 10, complete sequence genome, one window contains:
- a CDS encoding spindle pole body-associated protein sad1 has protein sequence MPPKRRVRDDNGEAQSTLAGGAAVSRELPPLASRLDTSYGSAPSTILRNTRRGQQRNLQDIIKDTLHNSDDSDDPGDPDDGDESDDASSSSSESSNSKQPKPPPSRRTKQTRQTKSPAPQPAPRSNPPRRVQPSPDPDPDPDFDQDFGPYRESSESPDPLRDATPDPPLVRRSPRRQSPAKTGKSDHVRDTRSCLAAVSIPLLNLVSAPPSNEPPSFQQGPLVPPQQFLPGAAPPRGQFSTYSQSINRRASSEDPAQGLTPARRSLPAATWNSVFARAISEEPYSQSRSQFVQGPPEPTPTPDSVRTFGQESSLFGGADIGSTPSQSLSSERGGRLQSIEESGEPSPSKEQTRGIDLLSPLRRLARDPRHNAQMAQRNLNQAVPHQGAIQAPITKVSDRPPPDLVPLLPSQSTIRPPQREPPSTPPSGRFRPRSSKSPYQVSPAHLVNQSPAKRDPPGSVASSRQLAANKTSVSPSPAARSSSTRLSSRVSEEPSLHNQSPQVSTRNPSPRKPMQAVNFTPARSGPLTAKENPAPPRPLFGKSLPANGNSVPSRPLAKNPPAIRVEAPPSAAAGTGSSRLPSSSGLSGNNNSRPALGQGGAGMFTPEMRAKIQREHRQERMKQEALRKERNARLQAWPRVYNTVYEWTNVPRPDSPETDDGSGSDTDGHMDSIVTSRQVPYSEFSWASWILFKIADAFVDLLNFVFSLDFWFLKASLGVLLLSLLVWGALTGLNSTPAIGLGGIQWYGLSDFSHNLGQFVPLWISRPATLFSDDDAREYIRQQRNHEYEITKLTTASKLHEGSLSRLMEIVPKVVHMKLDKKGRPVVGEEFYHALRDLMKSDTEILTLSRGHGGYHFISDENWLAIKSRLQKDPVYQKAAEPPAPGLSSAEVETISQSKFDKTWEKWLVNNNRKIAKILEPQFSTSIPDKIGKDLESKIERFVKDQFKNKDTKDVVVTRDEFIRHLKGEFATHRNEVKAEAQELQKKLEQYINESVEGILKKSPPKGVTRTEMITAVDGMIRQAIANAGLEALAQGKIGAVWDKELRHQVNYLAHGSGVIVSRDYLTPDYVPPVKAKLGTELYKILTSRSPHIEPPVATLYSWEDEGDCWCGMVVVDRDGKEGGVRIGYILSREIVPQHLVVEHILPGATLNPDARPKDIDILAYYTDLHTRNRVADFAAAHFPGTKLSDGWVKIGQFTYESSDTLNGAHVHKLSSELLALGAYTDKIALHVTSNYGSDHTCLYRVRLYGVENEA, from the coding sequence ATGCCTCCCAAAAGAAGGGTCCGTGACGATAACGGTGAGGCGCAATCCACCTTAGCCGGTGGTGCTGCCGTCAGTCGAGAGCTGCCTCCGTTGGCATCGCGACTTGACACATCTTATGGGTCTGCACCTTCCACGATTCTACGGAACACTCGCCGCGGTCAACAACGCAACTTGCAAGACATCATCAAGGACACACTACACAACAGCGATGATTCTGATGATCCCGGTGATCCGGATGATGGCGACGAAAGCGATGATGCCAGCTCCAGCAGCAGTgagagcagcaacagcaaacAGCCAAAGCCGCCTCCTTCTCGACGCACAAAGCAAACAAGGCAAACAAAGTCACCAGCTCCCCAACCAGCGCCGAGGTCGAATCCGCCGCGCAGAGTGCAACCGAGTCCTGATCCTGACCCCGACCCGGACTTCGACCAAGACTTTGGTCCTTATCGAGAGTCGTCAGAATCCCCCGATCCATTGAGGGATGCAACACCAGATCCGCCCCTCGTCCGACGCTCACCGCGACGACAATCACCAGCCAAAACTGGTAAGTCGGACCACGTGCGCGACACTAGGTCGTGCCTTGCCGCGGTCTCAATTCCATTGCTAAACCTCGTGTCAGCTCCTCCCTCCAACGAACCTCCTTCATTCCAGCAAGGCCCTCTTGTTCCTCCACAGCAATTCTTACCGGGTGCTGCACCGCCGAGAGGGCAATTCTCAACATATTCGCAGTCGATTAATAGGAGAGCCAGCTCAGAAGACCCGGCTCAAGGTCTGACACCTGCGAGGCGATCTCTTCCCGCTGCAACCTGGAACTCCGTCTTCGCTCGAGCCATATCCGAAGAGCCCTATTCCCAGTCTCGCTCTCAATTCGTTCAAGGCCCTCCGGAGCCGACTCCGACACCAGACTCAGTTCGCACCTTTGGCCAGGAAAGCTCACTCTTCGGGGGTGCTGATATTGGCTCAACCCCGTCGCAATCTCTCTCTTCAGAGCGTGGTGGTCGCTTGCAGTCGATAGAGGAGAGCGGGGAGCCCTCTCCTTCCAAAGAACAGACGAGAGGCATAGATCTACTAAGTCCATTGAGGCGCTTGGCACGCGATCCCCGGCACAACGCGCAAATGGCACAGCGTAATCTGAATCAGGCAGTCCCTCACCAAGGTGCCATCCAAGCGCCGATCACCAAGGTTTCTGATAGACCTCCTCCCGACTTGGTGCCTTTACTGCCCTCCCAGAGTACCATCCGTCCACCTCAACGGGAGCCACCAAGTACACCACCGTCAGGTCGATTTCGGCCGCGCAGCAGTAAATCACCTTACCAGGTCTCACCTGCTCACCTTGTCAACCAATCTCCTGCCAAGAGAGACCCTCCAGGGTCAGTAGCAAGCTCCCGTCAGCTTGCAGCCAACAAAACTTCGGTGTCACCTTCTCCTGCCGCAAGGTCGAGCTCAACTCGTCTGTCAAGTCGTGTTAGCGAAGAGCCATCTCTCCATAATCAGTCGCCTCAAGTCTCAACCCGTAATCCTTCACCTCGCAAGCCGATGCAGGCCGTGAACTTCACTCCTGCTCGGAGTGGACCGCTGACTGCCAAAGAAAATCCTGCGCCTCCTCGCCCTCTATTTGGCAAATCTCTACCCGCCAATGGTAATTCAGTACCGTCTCGTCCCTTGGCCAAGAATCCGCCAGCCATTAGAGTAGAAGCTCCACCATCCGCGGCGGCCGGAACCGGCTCATCGAGGCTTCCCAGTTCAAGTGGCCTCTCTGGCAACAACAACAGTCGGCCAGCACTTGGCCAAGGCGGGGCCGGTATGTTCACTCCTGAAATGCGAGCAAAGATTCAACGGGAGCATCGGCAGGAACGGATGAAACAGGAAGCTCTTCGAAAAGAGCGTAATGCTCGTTTGCAGGCATGGCCACGGGTCTACAATACAGTATATGAATGGACAAATGTCCCTCGGCCGGATAGTCCCGAGACGGACGACGGCTCTGGATCCGATACAGACGGCCACATGGATTCAATTGTGACTTCGCGGCAGGTTCCCTACAGCGAGTTCTCGTGGGCAAGTTGGATCTTGTTCAAGATTGCCGACGCGTTCGTGGACTTGCTCAACTTTGTCTTCTCTCTGGACTTTTGGTTTCTCAAGGCTTCGCTCGGCGTTCTGCTTCTGTCACTCCTGGTATGGGGTGCCTTGACAGGACTGAACTCCACACCGGCTATTGGACTAGGCGGTATCCAATGGTACGGTCTTTCAGACTTCTCACACAATCTCGGACAATTCGTCCCACTCTGGATATCGCGACCGGCGACACTCTTCAGCGATGATGACGCAAGAGAATATATCCGCCAACAACGCAATCACGAATACGAAATCACCAAGTTGACGACGGCCAGCAAGCTCCACGAGGGATCACTTTCGCGTTTGATGGAGATTGTTCCCAAGGTTGTGCACATGAAGTTAGACAAGAAGGGACGGCCCGTCGTGGGAGAGGAATTCTACCACGCGTTGCGTGACCTCATGAAAAGCGATACCGAAATCTTGACCCTGAGCCGGGGTCATGGCGGCTACCACTTCATCTCCGATGAGAACTGGTTGGCGATCAAGAGCAGACTCCAGAAGGATCCCGTGTATCAGAAAGCTGCTGAACCGCCTGCGCCAGGACTATCTTCTGCGGAGGTCGAGACCATTTCACAGTCCAAGTTCGACAAGACCTGGGAGAAGTGGCTCGTCAACAATAACAGGAAGATCGCCAAAATACTCGAACCCCAGTTCAGCACGTCCATTCCGGACAAGATTGGCAAGGATCTCGAGTCCAAGATTGAGAGGTTCGTCAAGGACCAGTTCAAGAACAAGGACACCAAGGACGTCGTGGTAACACGAGATGAGTTCATCCGCCATCTTAAGGGCGAGTTCGCAACGCACAGGAACGAGGTCAAAGCTGAGGCGCAGGAACTGCAGAAGAAGCTGGAGCAGTATATCAATGAATCGGTCGAGGGCATTTTAAAGAAGAGCCCGCCTAAGGGTGTCACACGGACCGAGATGATAACGGCGGTTGATGGCATGATCCGCCAGGCGATTGCGAATGCCGGACTAGAAGCGCTTGCGCAAGGCAAGATCGGTGCGGTTTGGGATAAAGAACTCCGCCATCAGGTCAACTACTTGGCTCATGGTAGCGGCGTTATTGTATCACGCGACTATCTTACGCCAGATTACGTGCCTCCCGTCAAGGCCAAACTAGGCACCGAGCTTTACAAGATACTTACATCACGGAGTCCTCACATCGAACCCCCGGTTGCAACGCTGTACAGCTGGGAGGACGAAGGAGACTGCTGGTGTGGCATGGTTGTCGTGGATAGAGATGGAAAAGAAGGCGGCGTCCGCATCGGCTACATCCTCAGTCGAGAGATTGTCCCACAGCATCTGGTCGTCGAGCACATTTTACCTGGGGCCACGCTGAATCCCGACGCCCGGCCAAAGGACATTGACATTCTGGCATATTACACCGACCTTCACACGCGTAACCGGGTTGCCGACTTTGCGGCAGCCCACTTCCCAGGCACCAAACTCTCGGATGGCTGGGTGAAGATTGGTCAATTTACTTACGAAAGCAGCGACACGCTCAACGGAGCACACGTACATAAGCTCAGTTCGGAGCTACTTGCTTTGGGGGCCTACACGGATAAAATTGCGCTTCACGTGACCAGTAACTACGGTTCTGACCACACGTGCTTGTACAGAGTGCGACTCTATGGCGTGGAGAACGAGGCTTGA